The following are encoded in a window of Methylicorpusculum oleiharenae genomic DNA:
- the dapC gene encoding succinyldiaminopimelate transaminase: MNPHLASLHPYPFEKLAQLKQGITPPANLRPITLSIGEPAHATPDCLQHALLTHLHGLANYPTTKGIPELRHSIAQWLSRRFKIPLDVINPDTHILPVNGTREALFSFAQCVINPASKALVLMPNPFYQIYEGAALLAGAEPYFLNTTETTGYIPDFEAVPETVWQRCALIYICSPGNPTGQLIGQQDLIKLMALAEEYDFIIASDECYTELYDDENKPPVGLLETALAIGNTAFKRCVVFHSLSKRSNAPGLRSGFVAGDPEILKQYFQYRTYHGCAMSLPAQHASIAAWQDESHVRENRQLYRKKFDAVIDILNTVTPAIRPPAGFYVWLKTPIPDTDFAQLLYKTQNVTVLPGTFLSREFNGINPGSHHVRIALVAPLDECVDAANRIKHFVNSLTL; encoded by the coding sequence ATGAATCCGCATTTAGCGTCTTTACATCCTTACCCGTTTGAAAAGCTGGCTCAGCTTAAGCAAGGTATTACGCCGCCTGCCAACCTGCGTCCGATTACCTTGTCAATAGGCGAACCGGCTCATGCGACTCCGGATTGCCTACAACATGCTTTATTGACGCATTTACACGGACTGGCCAATTATCCTACGACTAAAGGCATACCGGAACTCAGGCATTCCATTGCACAATGGCTCAGCCGGCGATTCAAAATCCCGCTGGATGTCATCAACCCGGACACACATATTTTGCCTGTCAACGGCACCCGGGAAGCCTTGTTCTCCTTTGCGCAATGCGTCATCAATCCGGCCAGCAAAGCATTGGTGCTGATGCCCAATCCGTTTTATCAAATTTACGAAGGCGCGGCCCTTCTGGCGGGGGCGGAACCTTATTTTCTCAACACCACCGAAACGACAGGCTATATCCCGGACTTTGAAGCTGTCCCGGAAACCGTTTGGCAACGTTGTGCGCTCATCTACATCTGCTCACCGGGAAATCCGACCGGACAGTTAATTGGTCAACAAGATTTGATCAAGTTGATGGCGCTGGCTGAAGAATACGACTTCATCATTGCATCGGATGAATGTTACACAGAACTTTATGACGACGAGAACAAGCCCCCAGTCGGCTTGCTGGAAACCGCTCTCGCGATAGGCAATACCGCATTCAAACGCTGCGTGGTTTTTCACAGCTTGTCCAAGCGTTCCAATGCGCCGGGATTAAGATCGGGATTTGTTGCAGGAGATCCGGAAATACTGAAGCAGTATTTTCAATATCGCACCTATCACGGCTGCGCCATGTCCTTACCGGCCCAGCATGCCAGTATTGCAGCGTGGCAGGACGAAAGCCATGTACGGGAAAACCGGCAGCTTTACCGGAAAAAGTTCGATGCCGTCATCGATATTCTCAACACGGTAACACCGGCCATTCGGCCGCCGGCAGGATTTTATGTCTGGTTGAAAACGCCTATTCCTGACACTGATTTTGCCCAGTTGCTTTATAAGACACAAAACGTCACTGTCTTGCCGGGCACTTTTTTATCCCGCGAATTTAACGGCATCAATCCGGGCAGCCACCATGTGCGCATTGCCTTGGTAGCCCCGTTGGATGAATGCGTTGACGCTGCCAACAGAATTAAACACTTTGTTAACTCACTGACCCTTTGA
- the tig gene encoding trigger factor: MQVSVEKTSELSRKMTVSVPEEVVQEKMEDRLKKLAREVKLDGFRPGKVPQHVVKKMYGDRVRGEVTGDLIQSTYYEAIQENNLRPAGYPSIDPLDEAAGFKYTAVFEVYPEISLEGIDQLEITRKHAQIEASDLDAMVEKIRKQKKGWTQVERPSQVEDKITISFTGVCEGENFTDGKVENFQVEIGANQMIPGFEDHLKGLSAGDSKTFEVNFPEQYGNAKLAGKPATFEIEVAKIEEPSYPELDEEFIKSYGIENGDMNAFREDVKANMARELAMALNGQLKNAVMDALFDKIKVTLPSSLVDEEINNLQKPYRENARKQKLNAEDLNLPRDMFEEQAQRRVALGLILAEIIHKNSIKVSPDKVRETIEDMAKSYERPADVVNWYYSDEQRLNEVRQMVLEDQTVEWIVSQAKVADENVSFDAIMTTQQS, from the coding sequence ATGCAAGTTTCTGTCGAAAAGACATCTGAATTAAGCAGAAAAATGACTGTTAGTGTGCCCGAGGAAGTTGTTCAGGAGAAAATGGAAGATCGGCTCAAAAAACTGGCGCGCGAAGTTAAGCTAGATGGTTTTCGGCCCGGTAAGGTGCCTCAGCATGTCGTCAAAAAAATGTATGGAGACAGAGTCAGGGGTGAAGTGACTGGCGATTTGATTCAATCCACTTACTACGAAGCAATCCAGGAAAATAACCTGAGACCTGCCGGTTATCCCAGTATTGATCCTTTAGACGAAGCTGCGGGTTTCAAATATACCGCCGTGTTTGAAGTGTATCCCGAGATCTCTTTAGAGGGTATCGATCAGCTTGAAATTACAAGAAAACACGCCCAGATAGAAGCGTCAGATCTGGATGCGATGGTTGAAAAAATAAGAAAGCAAAAGAAAGGCTGGACTCAAGTAGAAAGACCGTCACAGGTTGAAGACAAAATTACCATCAGCTTTACGGGTGTTTGCGAAGGTGAAAACTTTACCGATGGTAAAGTAGAAAACTTTCAGGTCGAAATCGGTGCAAATCAGATGATTCCCGGTTTCGAAGATCATTTGAAAGGCCTTTCCGCCGGTGATAGCAAGACGTTTGAAGTCAACTTTCCTGAACAATACGGAAATGCAAAGTTAGCCGGTAAACCGGCAACTTTTGAAATCGAAGTGGCTAAGATCGAAGAGCCTAGCTATCCTGAACTTGATGAAGAGTTTATCAAGTCGTACGGCATAGAAAATGGCGATATGAACGCTTTTCGTGAAGACGTAAAAGCGAATATGGCGCGTGAATTAGCGATGGCCTTAAATGGTCAGTTGAAAAATGCAGTCATGGATGCACTTTTCGATAAAATTAAAGTGACTTTGCCTAGTTCATTAGTTGATGAAGAAATTAATAACTTGCAGAAGCCTTACAGGGAAAATGCAAGAAAGCAAAAATTAAATGCGGAAGACCTTAATTTGCCTAGAGACATGTTCGAGGAACAAGCTCAGCGCAGAGTTGCTTTGGGTTTGATTCTGGCGGAGATTATTCATAAAAACAGCATTAAAGTGTCGCCTGATAAAGTACGTGAAACCATTGAAGACATGGCCAAAAGTTACGAGAGGCCTGCTGACGTAGTCAATTGGTATTACTCGGATGAGCAAAGGTTGAATGAGGTCCGTCAAATGGTTCTTGAAGATCAAACCGTTGAGTGGATAGTCTCTCAGGCCAAGGTAGCCGATGAAAATGTAAGTTTTGATGCTATTATGACTACCCAACAGTCTTAA
- a CDS encoding PIN domain-containing protein, which produces MKAVKPISKVKNSETVKELSRVLMIDLENCPGQIDHLLDDLVNYSHIVICYAQSGAKVPLSWINPLTASVNDNKLKIFQMPSGGKNSADFGIAFWAGVLMVQLAEHTRFDIVSNDTDLDHVVSLLNSQNRDAERIGRKKESVEPVRFTVDEANQADYFLQAYCLHLMDHHKSRPAKKETLLNNIKSKFKSNQVDPEFILDILKKNGVIELDLNNKVRYSEALIANFSESDLDDIPF; this is translated from the coding sequence ATGAAAGCAGTTAAACCTATCAGCAAGGTCAAAAATAGCGAAACTGTAAAAGAGCTGAGTCGTGTGCTGATGATTGATCTGGAAAACTGCCCCGGCCAGATCGATCATCTGCTGGACGATCTGGTCAATTATTCTCATATTGTCATCTGTTATGCGCAATCCGGAGCAAAAGTGCCTTTGAGCTGGATTAATCCGCTCACGGCCAGCGTGAATGACAATAAGTTGAAAATATTTCAGATGCCGAGTGGCGGTAAGAACTCGGCCGATTTTGGCATTGCTTTCTGGGCTGGTGTGTTAATGGTTCAGTTGGCGGAGCATACCCGCTTTGATATTGTGTCCAATGATACCGATCTGGATCATGTCGTCAGTTTGCTCAACAGCCAGAACCGCGATGCCGAACGGATAGGCAGAAAAAAAGAGTCCGTTGAGCCGGTCAGATTTACTGTAGATGAAGCGAATCAGGCCGATTATTTCCTGCAAGCCTATTGCCTGCATCTGATGGATCATCACAAAAGCCGACCTGCAAAAAAAGAAACTTTGTTGAATAACATCAAAAGTAAGTTCAAATCCAACCAGGTAGATCCGGAATTTATTTTGGATATTTTGAAAAAGAACGGCGTCATTGAGCTGGATCTCAACAATAAAGTGCGTTACAGCGAGGCATTGATTGCCAATTTCTCTGAGTCCGATTTGGACGACATACCGTTTTAA
- a CDS encoding radical SAM protein codes for MSSSLTTTDHNRNAAGLTYIYPVLSRRSGGVSIGINFNINNACNWRCIYCQVPDLALGAAPDVDFVLLEKELRFFIKDVLSGDFFDRFTIDSRSRQVKDIAISGNGEPTSLRHFDQAVRLIGSIAKEMGIFPDAKFVLITNGSLMHHSSVQRGLRVLNELGGEVWFKLDSATDAGRKLINNAGLSIDKTAENLHISSQLCATKIQTCLMDYRGMGLSEAEKSAYLEFLSRYKLVAGLKGVMLYGLARPSLQPEAVDLKPLPAEVINDFAQSIRALGFDVSVNV; via the coding sequence ATGAGTTCCAGTTTAACGACCACCGATCATAACCGGAATGCTGCCGGCCTGACCTATATTTATCCCGTCTTGTCCAGACGATCAGGGGGTGTGTCTATTGGCATTAATTTTAATATCAATAATGCCTGTAACTGGCGTTGTATTTATTGCCAGGTTCCTGACTTAGCCCTGGGTGCCGCGCCGGATGTGGATTTTGTGCTGCTCGAAAAGGAACTCCGGTTTTTTATCAAGGATGTTTTGTCTGGTGACTTTTTTGACCGTTTTACTATTGATTCGCGATCAAGGCAGGTCAAGGATATAGCGATTTCAGGTAATGGAGAGCCGACGAGCCTGAGGCATTTTGATCAGGCGGTACGCTTGATCGGCAGCATAGCCAAAGAAATGGGAATTTTTCCGGACGCCAAGTTTGTTCTGATTACCAATGGGAGTCTGATGCATCACTCATCGGTACAAAGAGGTTTAAGGGTGCTCAACGAATTGGGTGGGGAGGTCTGGTTTAAACTGGATAGCGCCACTGATGCCGGAAGGAAGTTGATCAATAATGCCGGGCTGTCTATTGATAAAACCGCTGAGAATTTACATATTTCATCGCAATTGTGCGCTACAAAAATTCAAACATGTCTGATGGATTATCGGGGGATGGGATTGAGCGAAGCGGAAAAGAGCGCTTATTTAGAGTTTTTGTCCCGGTATAAACTGGTTGCCGGTTTGAAGGGTGTCATGCTTTATGGCTTGGCAAGGCCTTCTTTGCAGCCGGAAGCGGTTGATTTGAAGCCGCTTCCGGCAGAAGTGATCAATGATTTTGCTCAATCGATCAGGGCTTTGGGATTTGATGTCAGTGTCAATGTTTAA
- the fhcD gene encoding formylmethanofuran--tetrahydromethanopterin N-formyltransferase translates to MIINGVTIDQTFAEAFPMKATRAIITAQNEKWAMISAQAMTGFATSVIACGCEAGIERVLDASETPDGRPGVSVMIFAMGGKGLAKQLETRAGQCVLTSPTSALFAGIDGGTRIALGKNLRYFGDGFQVSKLISGKRYWRIPVMDGEFLTEATTGQVDAVGGGNFLVLAESQPQALAACEAAIEEMRKIPNVIMPFPGGVVRSGSKVGSKYKSLGASTNDAFCPTLKGMTKTDLSPEIESVMEIVIDGLTKEDIDKAMRVGIQAVCDLGAENGIKRISAGNYGGKLGPFHFHLQEIMA, encoded by the coding sequence ATGATCATTAATGGCGTCACCATTGACCAAACATTTGCTGAAGCCTTTCCGATGAAAGCCACGCGAGCTATCATTACCGCCCAAAATGAAAAGTGGGCCATGATTTCCGCGCAGGCCATGACCGGCTTTGCCACGTCTGTGATTGCTTGTGGGTGTGAGGCAGGCATAGAGCGGGTGTTAGATGCTTCGGAAACGCCCGATGGCCGCCCCGGCGTTTCCGTGATGATTTTTGCCATGGGTGGAAAAGGGCTGGCAAAACAATTGGAAACAAGAGCGGGTCAATGTGTATTGACTTCTCCGACGTCCGCCTTGTTTGCCGGTATCGACGGAGGAACGCGCATCGCGTTGGGTAAAAATCTGCGTTATTTCGGCGATGGCTTTCAGGTAAGCAAGCTGATCAGCGGCAAACGCTATTGGCGAATTCCCGTCATGGATGGGGAATTTTTGACCGAGGCGACCACCGGCCAGGTCGATGCGGTCGGTGGCGGTAACTTTCTGGTTTTGGCAGAGTCTCAACCGCAAGCTTTGGCGGCTTGTGAAGCGGCAATCGAGGAAATGCGTAAAATTCCGAACGTCATCATGCCGTTTCCTGGCGGCGTGGTGCGTTCCGGTTCAAAAGTAGGTTCCAAATACAAGTCGTTGGGCGCGTCCACCAATGATGCGTTTTGCCCCACGTTAAAGGGTATGACCAAAACCGATTTATCCCCTGAGATAGAATCGGTCATGGAAATTGTGATCGATGGTTTGACTAAAGAGGACATTGACAAGGCCATGCGAGTGGGCATTCAGGCGGTCTGCGACTTGGGTGCGGAAAACGGCATCAAGAGGATCAGCGCCGGAAATTATGGCGGTAAACTCGGTCCTTTCCATTTTCATTTGCAGGAGATCATGGCATGA
- a CDS encoding formylmethanofuran dehydrogenase subunit B, whose product MTEINEVPSPFCGAGTDDLTIQVDGASLKVIKNGCAVNTPAFEQPLTDTQPRVNGKITDLATAVDKAAAILNAAKQPLLGGCATDVNGMRALLALADKTGAVVDHMSFNNARRNILTLQDSGWMTTTLAEVKNRCDVLLIIGTDLESFAPRFFERYLWTDAAMFLENPAQRKIIYLGQAPSGNASTSPAGKNAQVFECAQDQLPEAVSVLRALIKGRPILAESAGGIPVADLELIATQLKAAVYGVVTWSATDLRFDHAELTVQTVCEIVKDINDIGSRCSGLPLVAKEGEQTANQVCGWTTGYPARVSFAKGFPEYDPFLFDSQIMMNAGEVDAQLWVQAFNVNAKPLSVAVPTVVLGRSGMTFDQEPDVFIPVGTPGIDHAGQAFRMDNVVAIRLKKLRDAGLPSSAEVLTAIERAV is encoded by the coding sequence ATGACTGAAATTAATGAAGTGCCCAGTCCTTTTTGCGGTGCAGGAACTGACGATCTGACCATTCAGGTTGACGGCGCATCGCTGAAAGTGATCAAGAACGGTTGCGCGGTCAATACGCCTGCCTTCGAGCAACCGCTTACCGATACGCAGCCTAGAGTGAATGGAAAAATCACTGATCTTGCAACTGCAGTCGACAAGGCAGCCGCCATTCTTAATGCTGCCAAACAGCCTTTGCTGGGCGGCTGTGCAACCGATGTGAATGGTATGAGGGCTTTGCTGGCTTTGGCGGATAAAACCGGAGCGGTTGTGGATCACATGAGTTTTAACAATGCTCGCCGCAATATTCTGACCTTGCAGGATTCAGGCTGGATGACTACAACCTTGGCCGAAGTTAAAAATCGCTGCGATGTTTTGCTGATTATTGGAACCGATCTGGAAAGTTTTGCACCACGGTTTTTTGAGCGCTATCTCTGGACTGATGCGGCCATGTTTTTAGAGAATCCGGCTCAGCGCAAAATTATTTATTTAGGACAAGCGCCTTCCGGAAATGCCTCTACTTCACCGGCAGGTAAGAATGCGCAGGTTTTTGAATGCGCTCAAGACCAATTGCCTGAAGCCGTTTCAGTGTTGCGGGCATTAATCAAAGGCCGGCCCATTCTTGCTGAGTCGGCCGGTGGAATTCCGGTTGCTGATCTTGAGCTCATTGCTACGCAGTTAAAAGCTGCGGTTTATGGGGTTGTTACTTGGAGTGCAACCGACTTACGTTTCGATCATGCAGAGCTAACGGTCCAGACGGTTTGTGAAATAGTCAAGGATATCAATGATATAGGGTCGCGTTGTTCTGGGCTCCCTTTGGTTGCTAAAGAAGGCGAACAGACGGCCAATCAGGTTTGCGGATGGACGACCGGTTATCCTGCCAGAGTTTCGTTCGCCAAAGGGTTTCCTGAATATGACCCCTTCCTGTTTGACTCACAGATCATGATGAACGCCGGTGAAGTTGATGCACAGTTATGGGTACAGGCATTCAATGTCAATGCCAAGCCTCTTTCTGTCGCTGTTCCTACCGTTGTGTTAGGCCGATCCGGAATGACATTTGACCAAGAGCCGGATGTTTTTATTCCGGTGGGTACGCCTGGTATTGATCATGCCGGTCAAGCCTTCAGGATGGATAATGTGGTTGCGATCCGCTTAAAAAAATTGCGTGATGCGGGACTGCCCAGCTCGGCAGAGGTTTTAACTGCGATCGAGCGGGCGGTATAG
- a CDS encoding formylmethanofuran dehydrogenase subunit C — MSALTFSLKRRVDQRVDMSPLVCQKLTGLDPSDIGALELHNGKAKVRVDSLFDISGSDTQKIVIKNSYEKLDFIGKELETGEISVIGDAGAYLGLGMKSGLIRISGNTGLFTACEMKKGLIEIDGNTGDFLGGALPGNKMGMKGGTVLVKGNAGDRVGDHMRRGNILIEGNAGDYCGSRMTAGTIAVMGQTGKHVGYAMRRGTLLLWNGPQVPANFNDCGAHTLAFLPLLFKSFKTLNSAFSEPAAMFNRVRRYAGDMSEMGRGEILVKI; from the coding sequence ATGAGTGCGTTAACCTTCTCATTGAAACGCAGAGTGGATCAACGCGTCGACATGTCGCCTCTGGTGTGTCAAAAATTGACGGGACTTGATCCTTCGGATATCGGGGCTCTGGAATTGCACAATGGTAAAGCCAAAGTCAGAGTTGACAGCTTATTCGACATTAGCGGAAGCGATACCCAAAAAATTGTCATTAAAAACAGCTACGAAAAACTGGATTTCATCGGTAAAGAGTTGGAAACAGGCGAAATTTCAGTCATTGGTGACGCCGGAGCCTATTTGGGGTTGGGCATGAAGTCCGGGCTTATCCGGATATCGGGAAATACAGGCTTATTCACGGCTTGCGAAATGAAAAAAGGTTTGATCGAAATCGATGGAAATACCGGTGACTTTCTGGGAGGTGCTTTGCCTGGCAATAAAATGGGCATGAAAGGAGGGACCGTTTTAGTCAAGGGTAATGCCGGCGATAGGGTCGGTGATCATATGCGCCGCGGTAATATTCTGATTGAAGGCAATGCCGGTGATTATTGCGGTTCAAGAATGACCGCCGGAACGATAGCCGTGATGGGGCAAACCGGAAAGCATGTCGGATATGCGATGCGCCGGGGGACTTTATTGCTTTGGAATGGCCCGCAAGTACCGGCCAATTTTAATGATTGCGGCGCCCATACCCTGGCATTTCTGCCCCTATTGTTTAAATCGTTTAAAACCTTGAATTCTGCATTTTCGGAACCTGCGGCGATGTTTAACCGGGTCAGGCGCTATGCCGGTGATATGTCGGAAATGGGCCGCGGCGAAATTTTGGTTAAGATTTGA
- a CDS encoding REP-associated tyrosine transposase — translation MHYRRAKTPGATYFFTVVTFRRRKILCEPENRELLRTAFHRTKMRHPFTIDAFVLLPEHLHCIWTLPPGDKDYSMRWNAIKGHLSRYCLDKYKTPPSAAQKHKRAQTVWQPRFWEHQIRDEQDYEKHCDYIHWNPVKHGLVSCVRDWPYSSFHRFVRNEIYSPDWTGAPENYATFYGDE, via the coding sequence ATGCACTATCGCCGCGCCAAAACACCGGGTGCTACCTATTTTTTTACGGTTGTGACTTTCCGGAGACGCAAAATCCTGTGCGAACCGGAAAACCGTGAATTGTTGCGAACGGCGTTCCATAGGACAAAAATGCGCCATCCATTTACTATCGACGCCTTTGTGCTGTTGCCGGAACATCTCCACTGCATTTGGACACTGCCGCCGGGTGACAAGGACTATTCAATGCGCTGGAACGCGATAAAAGGTCATCTTTCCCGTTATTGTCTGGACAAATATAAAACGCCTCCTTCTGCGGCACAAAAACATAAACGGGCACAAACCGTTTGGCAACCGCGCTTCTGGGAACATCAAATCCGCGACGAACAGGATTACGAAAAGCATTGTGATTACATTCATTGGAATCCAGTGAAACACGGCCTTGTTTCCTGTGTCCGCGACTGGCCTTACTCAAGTTTTCATCGATTCGTACGTAATGAAATATATTCGCCAGATTGGACCGGGGCTCCAGAAAACTATGCCACTTTTTATGGTGATGAATAG
- a CDS encoding M48 family metallopeptidase, which yields MSKKSILTLLSVLLVSACATSPTGRTQFTFMPEAQVNQMGLQAFESLKKQKPISQNSRHHQFASCVAQAILPLVGGQWEIVVFEDSSQNAFALPGNKIGVHTGLIDLVDNQDQLATVIGHEIGHVLAKHSNERMSQEFAVNQGMAVVQAIAAPQSALGQTAIGLLGAGAELGIILPYSRLHESEADVIGLDLMAKAGFDPQQSILLWQKMSQAGGGQGPAEFLSTHPAHGTRIEELQNRMPQALQYRQQAIAMGKQPRCAK from the coding sequence ATGAGTAAGAAATCAATTTTAACGTTGCTATCGGTATTACTCGTTAGTGCCTGTGCAACCAGCCCAACCGGCAGAACTCAGTTTACATTTATGCCGGAAGCTCAAGTCAACCAGATGGGCCTGCAAGCATTTGAATCATTAAAAAAACAAAAGCCCATCAGTCAAAACAGCCGGCATCATCAATTTGCTTCATGCGTAGCACAAGCAATACTCCCTCTGGTCGGCGGCCAATGGGAAATCGTGGTTTTTGAGGACAGTTCTCAGAATGCCTTTGCATTACCGGGCAACAAAATCGGTGTCCATACCGGCCTGATAGACCTGGTAGACAATCAGGATCAACTGGCGACGGTCATTGGTCATGAAATCGGACACGTTCTGGCGAAACACAGCAACGAAAGAATGTCCCAGGAATTTGCGGTCAATCAAGGCATGGCAGTTGTGCAAGCGATAGCCGCGCCGCAAAGCGCGCTTGGCCAAACCGCAATAGGTTTACTGGGTGCGGGCGCGGAACTGGGGATTATTTTACCTTACAGCCGCCTTCATGAAAGTGAAGCCGATGTTATCGGCCTGGATTTAATGGCAAAAGCAGGATTCGACCCGCAGCAAAGTATACTGCTATGGCAAAAAATGTCCCAAGCGGGCGGCGGACAGGGCCCGGCTGAATTTCTTTCAACTCACCCTGCACACGGCACCCGAATAGAGGAACTACAAAATCGCATGCCGCAAGCGCTGCAATATCGTCAACAAGCGATCGCCATGGGCAAACAACCGCGCTGCGCCAAATAA
- the fae gene encoding formaldehyde-activating enzyme: MTERIIMRTGEALVAGGPPGTAAEPEVIIGELDGPVGTALATLTGDQVQGHTRVFAILNTDIQVRPVTLMVSKVTVKNSRYTNILMGTVQAAIANGVLDAVRAGDIPKEKANDLGIICSVWLNPSVITDNNLDHRILFDIHRKAMALAIHKAMTNTPDIDWLLENQDKITHKYFQMGLDGKI; encoded by the coding sequence ATGACTGAAAGAATCATCATGCGAACAGGAGAAGCCCTGGTAGCAGGAGGCCCTCCGGGGACAGCAGCCGAACCCGAAGTGATAATCGGCGAACTTGACGGTCCTGTCGGTACGGCCCTGGCAACACTGACCGGCGATCAGGTTCAAGGCCATACCCGGGTATTTGCAATATTGAATACCGACATACAAGTCAGACCGGTCACGCTGATGGTCAGCAAAGTCACCGTCAAAAACAGCCGATACACCAATATTTTAATGGGCACTGTTCAAGCAGCTATTGCCAACGGCGTTCTGGACGCTGTCCGCGCAGGCGATATTCCAAAAGAAAAAGCCAATGATTTGGGAATCATCTGCTCGGTATGGCTTAATCCCAGTGTAATTACCGATAACAATCTGGATCACCGGATACTGTTCGACATTCACCGCAAAGCCATGGCACTAGCCATTCACAAAGCCATGACGAATACACCGGACATTGACTGGCTGCTGGAAAATCAGGATAAAATCACCCATAAATACTTTCAAATGGGCTTGGACGGTAAAATCTGA
- a CDS encoding formylmethanofuran dehydrogenase subunit A — translation MLIKLTGGTVYDPASGIDGKKQDIYIHDGRIVAKPIDDMPVDKEYDLSGKVVMSGAIDMHTHIGGGKGNIARTLLPEDHRQDPVPRSIITRSGTGHAMPSTYVTGYRYAEMGYTAAFEPAVLPINARQAHMEMADIPILDKGGYAMLGSDDFLLRMLTAKKDQKAVNDYVAWIINASKCIGIKVVNAGGISAFKFNQRKLDLDEKNAYYDVTPRQILQTLATAVKELGITHPLHVHGCNLGVPGNVDTTLDTIQGIGGLPMHLTHIQFHSYGTEGDFKFSSGAAQIAEAVNKHKNITIDVGQILFGQTVTASGDNMRQHANHKHAHPNKWVCMDIECDAGCGVVPFKYKDQNFVNALQWAIGLETFLLVDDPWRIFLTTDHPNGAPFTSYPHLIRLLMDRSFRNDMLATIHPEAQKMTTLGSINREYSLNEIAIMTRAGAAKIIGLKDRGGLGPGNWADITVYTENSDRQKMFEKPDYVFKDGELVVVDGQVVHTKWGTTHIVKPDWDASVENELKGYFDRYLTMKLGNFKISDDEITEDGRGSLTVHPTQGVSL, via the coding sequence ATGCTGATAAAATTAACAGGTGGAACCGTCTATGATCCAGCCAGCGGTATAGACGGAAAAAAACAGGATATCTATATCCATGACGGGCGCATCGTTGCCAAACCCATCGATGATATGCCCGTTGATAAGGAATATGATTTAAGCGGCAAGGTGGTGATGTCCGGCGCAATTGATATGCACACCCATATCGGCGGCGGCAAAGGCAATATCGCCAGAACGTTGCTGCCCGAGGATCACCGTCAGGATCCGGTGCCAAGATCAATCATCACCCGTTCCGGAACAGGGCACGCCATGCCCAGCACTTACGTAACGGGTTATCGTTACGCTGAAATGGGCTATACCGCAGCATTTGAACCGGCGGTATTGCCGATCAATGCCCGTCAGGCGCATATGGAAATGGCGGATATTCCGATTCTGGATAAAGGCGGCTACGCCATGCTGGGCAGTGATGATTTTCTGCTGCGGATGCTGACAGCTAAAAAAGATCAGAAGGCAGTTAATGATTATGTGGCCTGGATCATCAATGCTTCAAAATGCATCGGGATCAAAGTGGTCAACGCGGGCGGTATCAGCGCATTTAAGTTCAATCAGCGCAAACTGGATCTGGATGAAAAAAATGCTTATTACGATGTGACGCCCCGGCAGATTCTTCAAACGCTGGCTACAGCCGTAAAAGAATTGGGTATCACCCATCCGTTGCATGTGCATGGCTGTAACTTGGGGGTGCCGGGTAATGTCGATACTACCTTGGACACGATTCAAGGCATCGGTGGTTTGCCCATGCATTTGACGCATATCCAGTTTCACAGCTACGGTACCGAAGGCGATTTCAAGTTTTCATCCGGTGCGGCGCAGATCGCCGAAGCGGTTAACAAACATAAAAACATAACGATTGACGTGGGCCAGATCCTTTTCGGTCAAACCGTGACGGCATCGGGCGACAATATGCGTCAGCACGCCAATCATAAACATGCCCATCCTAACAAATGGGTTTGTATGGATATTGAATGCGATGCCGGTTGCGGCGTTGTGCCTTTCAAGTACAAGGACCAGAATTTTGTCAACGCCTTGCAATGGGCTATTGGCCTGGAGACTTTTTTACTGGTTGACGATCCCTGGCGTATTTTCCTGACGACGGATCATCCCAACGGCGCGCCGTTTACCAGTTATCCGCATTTGATCCGCTTATTGATGGATAGAAGTTTTAGAAACGACATGCTGGCAACGATTCATCCGGAAGCTCAAAAAATGACGACACTGGGCTCAATTAACAGAGAGTATTCGCTTAATGAAATCGCCATCATGACCCGGGCGGGTGCTGCAAAAATTATCGGTTTAAAAGATCGCGGCGGTTTGGGGCCGGGTAATTGGGCGGATATCACGGTTTATACTGAAAACTCGGACAGGCAAAAGATGTTTGAAAAACCGGATTATGTGTTTAAAGATGGCGAACTGGTCGTTGTCGATGGCCAGGTTGTCCATACCAAGTGGGGAACGACACATATCGTCAAGCCTGATTGGGATGCGTCGGTTGAGAATGAACTAAAAGGTTATTTTGACCGGTATCTGACGATGAAATTGGGTAATTTCAAGATCAGTGATGATGAGATCACTGAGGACGGTCGCGGGAGTTTGACTGTGCATCCGACTCAAGGAGTGTCCTTATGA